In Eriocheir sinensis breed Jianghai 21 chromosome 30, ASM2467909v1, whole genome shotgun sequence, the following are encoded in one genomic region:
- the LOC127005747 gene encoding retinal guanylyl cyclase 1-like, with the protein MAFPHSTRLVKLTQERINTLVAEHKQVLGRGATCTVYLVQVEGELCCLKLARDRRLAAMFHQEFDGLLDLDGAAGAPKALGTSLGFPAMLTTFRGNNTFCDLPRLARRETDRLAAFVALGLGVKHLHARGYAHNDIKENNVALCRGADGRLQVSLIDYGAAQRLGTRVGFEGAGTRRTPWLAPELLGGGRCSRAGDIFSLGYVLSNILDTCHRYYPALDVLAEAAMAANPARRPSQKSCTWAAERGVK; encoded by the coding sequence ATGGCTTTCCCACACAGCACCCGCCTCGTGAAGCTGACGCAGGAGCGCATCAACACGCTGGTGGCCgagcacaagcaggtgctggggCGCGGCGCCACGTGCACGGTGTACCTGGTGCAGGTGGAGGGCGAGCTGTGCTGCCTCAAGCTGGCCAGGGACCGCCGCCTCGCTGCCATGTTCCACCAGGAGTTTGACGGCCTGCTGGACCTGGACGGCGCGGCGGGGGCACCCAAGGCCTTGGGCACTAGCCTCGGCTTCCCCGCCATGCTCACTACCTTCCGCGGCAACaacaccttctgcgacctgcCCCGCCTCGCCCGCCGCGAGACCGACAGGCTGGCGGCCTTCGTGGCCCTGGGCCTAGGCGTGAAGCATCTCCACGCCCGCGGCTACGCCCACAACGACATCAAAGAGAACAACGTGGCGCTGTGCCGAGGCGCTGACGGCCGCCTGCAGGTGTCGCTCATCGACTACGGCGCGGCCCAGAGGCTGGGCACGAGGGTTGGCTTTGAGGGAGCGGGCACGCGGCGCACGCCCTGGCTGGCCCCGGAGCTGCTGGGCGGCGGCCGCTGCTCACGCGCCGGGGACATCTTCTCCCTCGGCTACGTCCTCAGCAACATCCTGGACACCTGCCACCGGTACTACCCCGCCCTGGACGTGCTGGCCGAGGCCGCCATGGCCGCGAACCCTGCACGGCGACCCTCGCAAAAAAG